TTCCTAAAGTTCTATATATTGATTTGGATGTTCATCATGGTACCTAccttaattagttatttttccACTTTACTATTACTTGCCTGAAAGGAATATTGGCATAAAAAGTATATGAATGCTTAAAACACAAAACTTTTTAATGACTCCTCATACCCTATAGCTCTTTCAAAAATACGTATTTTGCAGGGAATGGAGTCCAAGATGCTTACAGCATAAGTAAATCAGTTTTTACACTGTCTTTTCACAAATATGAGCCAGGATTTTACCCTGGAACTGGTGGCATTGATGATATTGGCTCCTTCGGTGGGACTGGGTATTCTTGCAATGTCCCTCTCCATGCTGCTTACTCTGATGACACAATGGagtttgtatttgaaaagtaTGTACTCAAAACTTCTTAGTATTgttgtaaattttcattttactacTATTTGATTACCAATTCAATGTTCATCAATCTTTAGatcaaatatttctattaggaaAACTCAAACAAGTAATGGTTAGCCATAGTGGTAATTAGtggtaacataaatattttaaactatgatACTTTCACCATCCTTTCTAATTTTTAAAACAGTCTAATTATCTTGCACTTGTTTTTTTTCAGGGTATTCAGTTTAGTATACAATTATTTTGCACCAGATGCAATAATAACACAGTGTGGGGCAGATGCATTGGCACATGACCCCAATGGTGGTGCAAAACTCACTGCTCGCAGCTATTGTAACTGTGTGCGAATGGTgcttaataaacaaaaacctaCTATACTAATGGGAGGAGGTGGGTATAATCTCCTATAGTCATTATTTCCCATCAATACATACAATGTTCTAAGTGCACATATTTAAGAcaaaataaagtgtatttaGAGCAGGTACTTAATGAtcaaatttatattgtttattccTTAGGTGGTTACAAACATCCTAATGCTGCACGGCTATGGACTTCACTGACAGCCATGGTTGCTGGAGTAGAGCTTGATGAGCAAATACCAGAACATAAACACTGGCCAGACTATGGACCCACTTATACTTTACCTGTTGAACCTACTTTAGAGAAagatagtaataaaaatgcCTACATTGAAGattgtattaacaaaataaaaggtaATCGCCGACATTAAAATTctcgacatttaaaatcttattgcgcaagtttataataacaattttttgtttatcaCTTTTCAGCAAACTTAGAACAGCATTTAGGAAACTCTGGTACATTAGAACCACTCGCAAAAAAGATGAAGACTTTATCAGACAATCTTAATGCAGAGGACAACCATACAAAAAAGAAGATACTTAGCACTGTAGAACAATCAAAATTAgaaccacaaaaaaatatttcaaacaaaactgtGGATGTTTACGATTttgttgaataataaatattttgtatcaagttttttttattcactattTGCTACCCATCAGATAATCAGAAGGTCGACAgaacaaattctttaaaaaaaagggtaagctaattaaaaaaaaaacagaaatataaattcgaaaaaaatatatatttaaagtttGCACTGATCTGTTCAGCACACATTAAGTTACCAAGTAACATTGACATGAAGTGAAATTAAACATAATGGTACTTTTAGAGTCTTGTATTTATATGATTCTAATGTTGATGCAACCCAATCACCAGTCTGTTATAATCCACAATCTATTTAAGATTGAATTAAgtgaacataattatttgtaagtaaTAGACACAATACACAGCTAgccaaacattaaaatactggattcatattttataatgatcatcatcaaaatatgaaattaaatttgttcAACAGTATAAACACAAGTTAGACCTGTATACACTCATGTTTTCCCATTTATTTACATAGCATAGTTTACATACAACATTAAACAGACATAAGCTACCTGGAACAACATAAGCAGAATTAATTTCTAAGCCAAAACCCACATTACTGAGGATTATTATGATTCATAAtgtttcgttttaaatattaaaataaaaaatattatccaaactCAATACCAAAGTTCTAATGCACTCAAGCTTATAACATCTTGCTgattctatataataatatctaatttcATTTAAGTGCTTATGTTTGTATCTCAAGCAAAGTGATTCAGAAGCTAGTGCCAGTGTAAAATCAAATGCAAATCTAGTTTGAACTTACAGCAATGGAATTAAGCTTTATTACTGGTAAAATATCCCAACTACTTTATTAGATGTTATAAATACTGTTTGGGAAAAAATAAAtgcacattaaataaattatacacacATTATACCATTGTTGAACTCCAGAGCTGCAAGTGCAAGCTTAGCAAAGATGACTCATTTAGCTATTTAATCTGTGGGTCGCTTTTCACTGTGTTTTTTAGTGAATTCCTCTGCATTCTTTGTAAACTTCTTCCTGTCTTTAAGGAACTCTTCAGCAAGCTCTGCACGCAATGGATGTTCTGGCTCGGGATCATTCACAAGAGCCACTAGTGCTTGaataactgaaaaaataaactttataagtaAATGATCTTTTTGTTCatcattactattttgtttatattaatactCATTGCAGATAACCACTGCTTAGCTGTTAAAGACAAGCTAATATTAATGACTAATCATTTTAACTTGATGATTCAGTAATAATTACAAAAGACATACCTTGATCAGTCTTAGTAGCAGGTTTCCAGTTCTCAGCACTAATAATGGGCAGGCACACCTGACCTTTCTCATCAATATTTGGATGATAGATCTTTGTTTTGAAGCTAATCTTAGGTGGCTTGAATGGGTACTCAGCAGGGAAATTTATCTCAATGCGGAAAGCTCCCTTGTTGTATGGAGGATTGTCCTGTAATTTTAATGGCTACTAAGTAAAACTCCATCAGTTAATAGTGTTTACCATAAATAATGGCAAACAGAATGTTTGTTTTGCAtagatatttgtattattttatgcataaaGCAAAGTggtttttatgtatattttttttaattatcactaTATAATATCTTGATAAGATACTTACAGGAACAATTAATCCTTGCCATGTGAGTATATTAGACTCATCCACTTGTATGTCCCTAAAGGACTTCAGTCCTGACTGTCTGATGTCATTTAGTTCCTGCAACAACAATATGATGATAGTACATAATcggaaaatgtatttatctGCAGGTCTATTTCTAGACATTACTTATAAAGTATGAATCATAATAAGAGGCAGTGAACTTGTATAGATTTACTAGGTCACTGATTTCACTAGCAACGCTAAAATAGTCTTTTGAAGATTCATTTGaagattattaatttaatgcaaCGAAGTCTAAGCGAGGGTAATGATAAAAACAAGTCTGTGCATGAATCCTGTTTTAACCGACCACCTGTTATCATCGTAATCAATGATGATATAGAATACTCGTCATTAAAAATGATGTCTCACCTTTTGTAGTCTCCTCGTTGCAGCCATTGTATTAGAATCTGTCAAACTCCCAACCTAAGATATACCTCGATTCTTGAATActcaagtttttattttatgtacaggTCCGCAATAACACCATAATTAAACGGTCGACACAAATTATAATAGGATTTGACCGCAAGATGCTGAAAAATTATCTGCAAAATGCGACGGACACCAACAAAATTTCAGTACGTTATGTTAATGCATCGACAAACCACAAAAAACTACGACATGTGTCAGTAACTTgggatttttatattaatttatgaaaatactttTCTGTCCGTTAGCTTCTAATTGTgactaataataatgatatcaaTGATAATTGATATATAGTGGCttatcaatgaaataaaacacattatttttgaaataataaaacgcAACAGCAACATAATACAGCCGTCGCCATCTGTTGGTATTTTCTACGTactaactgaaataaaaaaaataataacgttgtTCTGTCGGTGCTTCTTTTCAGTTAAATAAAGTAGAGACCTACGAAATTATTAGCATTTTTTCTATTACATCTTTGATGAGTGCACGCTTTACTTAATtttgttagtaataatatattatatatagcaCTGAAATCTTAGTCTTCACTggttgtaaatctatactaatattataaagctgaagagtttgtttgtttgaacgcgctaatttcaggatctacaggtccgatttgaaaaagtctttcagtgttagatagcccatttaccgaggaaagctataggctatataacatcacgctaaggtcattaggagcgaagtagcaacgaaaaatattacaaaaacggggaaaattttgaccccttCTCTTaagtggcgcaagcgaagttgcgcgggtcagctagtgggtaataatattatactaaagcTACCATGGCAAGCTGTTTGTTTTGCACGACCATTCGTTATCCTCGCTAAAAGACGTGAAGTAGAATatgttagtaaataatgtaacttATTTAGCTTGCTTCTTTTAAATAGGACTCACATCGTTGACGCGAATGTGTACAGCACGTCTCTGTAATACAGCTTCGGGTGCATAATAGGTGAGATGTATAATTATGTTCACATcaaataaaacacacataatctaaaacacatttttatatttatgcatTGTGGGTAATAAAGTAGACTATCACTTGTTGTAACATGGGGAATATGAAGATGGCAGAATATCTTATTAGGAATGTTCAATTCCTTCTCAAtactattgtaatttttttaggtATTCCAGAGTTGTGACAGACTACAATAAGGACCAGTAGGTAATTCCGTGTACAGGGGCGTGCTACACACACACAGAGTCTAGTATGAAACGCTTTCTTTGTCTTCAAATAAGCGTCTTATACAGGTTAAGTGTGTCTGTAGCACGCCCTCCGTAAAAGAAGATTGATAACCGGCTGGTCcctattataaaattttagtcgTCGCCACGTTCGTCGTCGCGACGGCGGTTGCGCGTGCGGCGGTTCCAGCCCTCGCGCTGGCGGCCCTCGCCGCGCTGCCGACCCTCGCCACGTTGCTGTCCGCCGCGCTGGAAGAACGAGCCCTGCTTCTCGAAGATACGCTCGTTGGAATCCACGACGTTGCCAACCTACGGAATTAAAatcattcatttaaaaattcaCATTAGGTCATAACACATAGATGTTATTGCTACATTAATTAAATGACTGGTTTATAATCAAATAGTGTATAATCTTAACAAAACCAAATGTATGATTAGTACCTTATCAGCGAGTTGCAGCGCCAAAGCCTGCATCCTTGTCGGCTCTGAGCGATGTAGGATGGCACATTCACTCGGGTCATCGAGAGAAGCTAGCAGCTCCTCGTTGATGATCATTTTGGAGACGAGTGAGTGCACGCGTTGTCGTGGCAACTCAAACATGTCAGCGAGCGAGCGCAACGACAGTGACGCGTACACGTGTGCGTACGTGAACAGGTAAGTGCGGAGCGACTCCTCGCGGATCAGGCGACCCAGCATCGCGCGCACGTTGTCTGCGCCTACCATTAGGTCCCACACCTGTAAAATCATTtatgcataaaaatatgtaacacgCTAAAACATAACagaatataatacaataaaacctTTTAGATACAGACCTTAGCATTCATCTTTTCATTGACGATAAAGTTGAGGCAAGCACGCCAGTCACCACGTCGCATCGCCCTCGCTGCGGCTACGGCATGCTCTCGCATGGACTCTGGAGGGCCAACCAAAGCCTGTCGCTCACTTGCACGCAAGTTCTGGTAGAAAGTCTTACTGATCATTCGACGACGAGCGTCGAATTCGTGAGCAGCCATGTACGGTATCTCGATCAACATAGCAGACACCAAATACACACACTCGAGTAACTCTAGATTGATGTGCATGTGGAACGGCATTTGACGCTGCTTCTCGATCTTTTCCTGCTCTTTCGAACGCTCGTGTTGACGCTGAGGCAGCAAGCCCTGAGCCAGTAATTCTTTAGGTTTACCGGTCATCATCAATTCAGCCAGACAGCCGTGAGCCTCTTTGACGTTACCGCGACGGAAAGCACACAGTCCCAGGTTAGCCATGGTACGATTGTACAGAATCTGAGTGCTCGGGTCAGAATGTTGCACTGTCTCTTGCAAATGCGACATAAGCAGCAGATCGCGAGCTTGGAACCAGTTATCGTGTAAAGCATGATGATAGATATGAGATAAGATGGCACGAGTCCTGAGCCGGTCGGTCTCATCGTGGGCGTAGATGTATTTGCAGAGACGTTCCATCTTTTTGATAGTTGTTTCCTCACCTGGAGGCAAGTCCTTGCGCACGGCGCGAGTATCAAACTTGTAATAGAGATGGTCAATTTTACGTAAATAAGCGCGGCATATCTCTTGTGGCGAGCCATCTCGCTCGACAACTTGGCACACGCGGTCGATCAGAGCAGATACTCGGACCTCGTCCTTCAGCCTCTCTACATATTCGTTAGAGTGTGGGTCACACTCCTTGAGAAGCTTAGTGAACTCATCGTCGAGGCGTTCGAGTGCAGTTAACAGACAACCACGCACGCGGAAAGGCGCCGTAACTAGCTGCTCCTGCTCTTCAGTAAAAGCTTCACTGAGAACCATGTCTTCATGAGCTAACAATAGGGTGACCATTTGATCGACATTTTCAACGAGACGCGACCAGTACTCGGGCTTCATAGCGTCGGACACCTTAGGATTGTAGTCGAAAAGTGCAGCGACAGTAGCAGCGCGGAGTTTCAGCTGGAGAGCATCTCCCAAGTTGTGCTGTGCGGCAACAGTACGTAGCTCGTGTAGCAATTCTAATTGAGCGCGGCGGTCGGTACGTTTACGACCGCGAGCTGCGCTGATCTCACCCAACTTCTTGACAACCAGGGCTGCATCAATGTCGCtatcctaaaataaaatttaaaaacataagtatgtatgttaagATATAGAACagttacttatatattttagatACATTAGTAACATACCTTGGCGAACATCTTAGGCTTATCAGAAATAGCAGCCCCTTTCCCTCCCTTAACGGTTTCCCATTCGCCGCCATCATCAGCCTGGTCTTTCTTGCTGATCTTGCCAGATCTTTCACGTCTCTCCTCACGTCTCTTGGCCTTGCGTCTGTCCCTCTCTTCTTCACCTTCTTTTTCAGTGGTTTTCTTATAGAACTTGGCACGGATAGTCATCACGTCACCACGATTCTCACCGTCGGAGCTCTCACTAGAGTCAGAAGAGCTGGAGCCCCAGTCCATGGAATCCGAGGACTCGTCGTCTTGAGGCGGAGGCCGGCGTGGAGGCTCGGGAGAGCGACGCACCGACACTGGCTTATCTTTAACCTTATCTTCATCATCAGACTCATCTGAAGATGATGTATCTAAACAAATAATACTATGATTATTACCATGTCCATagattgataatataattaacaccACATTAAATACTTAGTAAGACATAATAGTTTATTGGTGTAGTGCCAAGCTAGGGAGTACCCAGATAATTATTAAACATCACAGAGTTAAACACTTACCTTTATGTTCCTCATCATCATCAGGCAGGTCGGGATCTTCACGGAAAGTGGCGATCTCACTTTCAAAGTCCTTGGTATACTTTCTCAATTTCTGTCTCAATGATGTAAGCGCTTTGCTATTCCCCTTAGACAGGGTCTTCCTACTGTCACGGTCAGACCACGCGGTAGACACCCAGTCATCTAACTCAGCCAGTGCCCTGACAAAGAATCTTGGTGCGACACCATTTTCTTCCTTAGCAACAACGGGTGCTGCACGAGTGTAGGCTTTCTGTAGCTCTTCAAATGAGGCTAGTGCTGAGGAGAAGTCTTTAATCTTGCGATGGTTCCTCAGTGAATGGATGATTCCTTCTAATTCTTCATAACGCTTCTCCTTCATCGAGCGCACAACACGCTTAGTTTCTTCCTCATCATCACTGAACTGTtatgtgaaaaaaaattatgatcaAAGACAAGTCATAAAGCAATATAATGTTCAAACAGTGGAACCTTAATTGTGCATAAAAGTCTATGAACGCCCAGTTATTAGAATGTTTGCACaaattgatttgaaatataaagaaaaatattccaaaTGTTAGAATACAAtctaaataaatgatatttaatcTGTATTTGTGCCATATAGTCGGAAATTACTAACATTACTGGAAATTGAGACACCAATAATTGCAATTTAATAAGCACGTAAGAGTTCTCCTATTGCTGCTGACTACAATAATAACTAGGTTTTCATTGGATTtcgttaaattaaatacattacaatCTAAGAATAAATATGTCAAAGCCACATATTCTATAACAAAGTATGACCACAAAATCAACAAGGCAAAGTTCCCCATTTTAAAGAATATCTCAAAACCTTCATTGTTACATCTAGATTAAACTTCAGGTCTACATCACATGCAAAGCATGTAAATCAGTTCATCCAATTAGCAAAGATATAAGACCATAATAAAATGATAGACAAAATTTTAACTGtcttttgaaatattgattaaaatatagtttgtttccctaataatatctatatttattgttCAAAGTATGACAAAAACTGTTTTTAGGACAGCCACAACACAATGATTATATGTTTCATTATTGACAGTGGATGCCATCaagaaattgataaaaataacaagagtAAGCAAGTTCTAAGCATCAAACTTTGTGGATTTACTGCAGATCTATAAAACTGTACACTTACAGTATAGACGGGCGCTGGGGCGCGTACTACTGGCTCGTCCTCACTGGAGCTCTCAGACTCGGAGTCTGTGCCCGTGGCGAAGAAACGACTCATGATTGCTTCGTACTAGTTATTCACCTGCAATAACATTTTACCCGTCATATATATGGTACATAATAAATTCTTCATCACGATTTTTAATTCCTTTGCACAAATTATAAGAATTTTACGAGAACACAACACATATTGAAGGTGTTGCGGGTCGAAGAGGTTAGAACTTTCACACATCAATAAAAAGTACACTAGTGAGTTCGGCTCACCTTCTATTCAAATATACACAAGATGATTTGTCTGTAGCTGTGCAAGATACTGataaaatcatgaaaatatcTTGTAAAAGGGATATATCTGGGAT
The DNA window shown above is from Anticarsia gemmatalis isolate Benzon Research Colony breed Stoneville strain chromosome 20, ilAntGemm2 primary, whole genome shotgun sequence and carries:
- the LOC142981593 gene encoding histone deacetylase 8-like; the encoded protein is MIKSKDKITNFSDASGDSINKMNACYIWDEQLIEQCDRLPAVVGRASMVHNLIEAYGLISKIKVVRSSQASYKDMREFHSELYLDHLKRFTEVDEDFMTSAQDEEFGIGYDCPPVSNMYELVSCIAGSSITAARCLMLGVADVAINWCGGWHHAHRFGAEGFCYVNDIVIAIEKLKKKFPKVLYIDLDVHHGNGVQDAYSISKSVFTLSFHKYEPGFYPGTGGIDDIGSFGGTGYSCNVPLHAAYSDDTMEFVFEKVFSLVYNYFAPDAIITQCGADALAHDPNGGAKLTARSYCNCVRMVLNKQKPTILMGGGGYKHPNAARLWTSLTAMVAGVELDEQIPEHKHWPDYGPTYTLPVEPTLEKDSNKNAYIEDCINKIKANLEQHLGNSGTLEPLAKKMKTLSDNLNAEDNHTKKKILSTVEQSKLEPQKNISNKTVDVYDFVE
- the LOC142981594 gene encoding ubiquitin-conjugating enzyme E2 L3 → MAATRRLQKELNDIRQSGLKSFRDIQVDESNILTWQGLIVPDNPPYNKGAFRIEINFPAEYPFKPPKISFKTKIYHPNIDEKGQVCLPIISAENWKPATKTDQVIQALVALVNDPEPEHPLRAELAEEFLKDRKKFTKNAEEFTKKHSEKRPTD
- the eIF3c gene encoding eukaryotic translation initiation factor 3 subunit c, whose translation is MSRFFATGTDSESESSSEDEPVVRAPAPVYTFSDDEEETKRVVRSMKEKRYEELEGIIHSLRNHRKIKDFSSALASFEELQKAYTRAAPVVAKEENGVAPRFFVRALAELDDWVSTAWSDRDSRKTLSKGNSKALTSLRQKLRKYTKDFESEIATFREDPDLPDDDEEHKDTSSSDESDDEDKVKDKPVSVRRSPEPPRRPPPQDDESSDSMDWGSSSSDSSESSDGENRGDVMTIRAKFYKKTTEKEGEEERDRRKAKRREERRERSGKISKKDQADDGGEWETVKGGKGAAISDKPKMFAKDSDIDAALVVKKLGEISAARGRKRTDRRAQLELLHELRTVAAQHNLGDALQLKLRAATVAALFDYNPKVSDAMKPEYWSRLVENVDQMVTLLLAHEDMVLSEAFTEEQEQLVTAPFRVRGCLLTALERLDDEFTKLLKECDPHSNEYVERLKDEVRVSALIDRVCQVVERDGSPQEICRAYLRKIDHLYYKFDTRAVRKDLPPGEETTIKKMERLCKYIYAHDETDRLRTRAILSHIYHHALHDNWFQARDLLLMSHLQETVQHSDPSTQILYNRTMANLGLCAFRRGNVKEAHGCLAELMMTGKPKELLAQGLLPQRQHERSKEQEKIEKQRQMPFHMHINLELLECVYLVSAMLIEIPYMAAHEFDARRRMISKTFYQNLRASERQALVGPPESMREHAVAAARAMRRGDWRACLNFIVNEKMNAKVWDLMVGADNVRAMLGRLIREESLRTYLFTYAHVYASLSLRSLADMFELPRQRVHSLVSKMIINEELLASLDDPSECAILHRSEPTRMQALALQLADKVGNVVDSNERIFEKQGSFFQRGGQQRGEGRQRGEGRQREGWNRRTRNRRRDDERGDD